Proteins from one Thermococcus sp. M36 genomic window:
- a CDS encoding pyruvoyl-dependent arginine decarboxylase: MSWTTPKRAFIGAAAAEGGTKLNAFDNALLKLGIGNVNLVKLSSVIPAHIEWIREVPDVPIGMLLPTVYAHIESDEPGMTISAALGIGISEGNEGGLIYEYSGYCTKEEAEEMVRKMVEEGFRQRGWKLAEFRVASASITVRDKPAAALAVVVMFPY; encoded by the coding sequence ATGAGCTGGACAACGCCCAAGAGGGCTTTTATAGGAGCCGCCGCTGCAGAGGGTGGGACTAAGCTCAACGCCTTTGACAACGCACTCCTCAAGCTTGGGATAGGGAACGTCAATCTCGTTAAGCTGAGCAGTGTCATCCCGGCCCACATTGAGTGGATCAGAGAGGTTCCGGACGTGCCCATAGGCATGCTCCTTCCCACAGTCTACGCCCACATAGAGAGCGACGAGCCCGGGATGACCATCAGCGCGGCGCTCGGAATAGGCATCAGTGAGGGCAACGAGGGCGGCCTCATCTACGAGTACTCCGGCTACTGCACCAAGGAAGAGGCGGAGGAGATGGTCAGGAAGATGGTCGAGGAGGGGTTCAGGCAGAGGGGCTGGAAGCTGGCAGAGTTCCGCGTTGCCAGCGCGAGCATAACCGTCAGGGACAAGCCGGCAGCGGCCCTCGCAGTCGTCGTCATGTTCCCCTACTGA